A window of Eubacteriaceae bacterium ES3 contains these coding sequences:
- the atpF gene encoding F0F1 ATP synthase subunit B — MESVGLVNIDFRIMLATVVNFIIFFLIIKKFFYQKVKDIMAKRQEEISTEINAAAKSNQSAKDLKADYEAKIAEIHNKEREIIREANLEAQKQHQEIIATAKDEAKAIIDKAMLEINVEKERAMNEVKSNIVELSLFATEKVIKQTMDKQQHAKLVESFIEGVGDAK; from the coding sequence TTGGAAAGTGTAGGTTTAGTTAATATAGATTTTCGGATCATGCTGGCTACAGTTGTTAACTTTATTATCTTTTTTCTGATTATTAAGAAATTTTTCTATCAGAAAGTTAAAGATATTATGGCTAAACGGCAGGAAGAAATTTCTACAGAAATAAATGCGGCAGCTAAAAGCAATCAGTCGGCAAAAGATCTTAAAGCTGATTATGAAGCGAAAATTGCTGAAATTCACAACAAAGAACGCGAAATCATCCGCGAAGCAAATCTTGAAGCGCAGAAGCAGCATCAGGAGATTATTGCAACAGCTAAAGATGAGGCGAAAGCAATTATCGATAAAGCAATGCTGGAGATTAATGTCGAAAAAGAACGGGCAATGAATGAAGTAAAATCAAACATTGTTGAATTATCTCTATTTGCAACGGAAAAAGTCATCAAACAAACCATGGATAAACAACAACATGCGAAACTTGTTGAAAGTTTTATTGAAGGTGTGGGAGATGCCAAATGA
- the atpC gene encoding ATP synthase F1 subunit epsilon — protein sequence MAETFRLKIISPTGIFLDEDVERMVIRGTEGEFAILPDHTPLTTTVAVGTFILLNGKEKRTGTLLGGLATVNPKETIVLTDAAEWPHEIDLERAKEAKERAMKRLQDDRFDAARAQAALERAIARINAKEQ from the coding sequence ATGGCTGAAACTTTCCGATTAAAAATAATTTCCCCTACCGGCATTTTCCTTGATGAAGATGTGGAACGAATGGTTATTCGGGGAACCGAAGGCGAATTTGCGATTTTGCCTGATCATACACCGCTGACAACAACCGTTGCAGTAGGTACTTTTATTCTTTTAAATGGAAAGGAAAAAAGAACCGGAACTTTATTGGGCGGACTGGCCACGGTTAATCCGAAAGAAACCATTGTTTTGACGGATGCTGCAGAATGGCCGCACGAAATTGATCTGGAAAGAGCAAAAGAGGCGAAGGAACGAGCAATGAAGCGATTGCAGGATGATCGATTTGATGCCGCCAGAGCTCAGGCTGCTCTTGAAAGGGCGATTGCACGTATTAATGCAAAAGAACAATAA
- the atpE gene encoding ATP synthase F0 subunit C: MVDMTNVVQLVLDFLSQFDAKTLILAGSAIGAGFAMIAGIGPGIGQGFAAGKGAEAVGKNPAASKDVISTMLLGAAVAETSGILALVVALILLFANPLVDATGSMWILAASGIGAGLSMIAGIGPGIGQGFAAGKAAEGVGNRLEAKSIISRVMFLGQAVAQTTGIYALIVSLVLMYANPLTKMDGAVGILAASAIGAGLAMIAGIGPGIGQGFAAGKGAEAVGKNPRTSKDVIATMLLGAAVAETSGILALVVALILLFANPLVSLTGSVWILSASAIASGCAMIAGIGPGIGQGFAAGKSAEGVGLRPETKNLTNRVMFLGQAVAQTTGIYALIIALVLMYANPFI; encoded by the coding sequence ATGGTCGATATGACAAATGTAGTCCAGTTAGTTTTAGATTTTCTCAGTCAGTTTGATGCGAAAACTTTAATCCTTGCCGGTTCTGCCATTGGGGCAGGTTTTGCCATGATTGCCGGGATTGGCCCGGGAATTGGTCAGGGCTTTGCCGCAGGAAAAGGTGCTGAAGCTGTTGGTAAAAATCCCGCTGCTTCAAAGGATGTAATTTCCACAATGCTATTGGGAGCTGCTGTAGCCGAAACCTCAGGGATTTTGGCACTGGTAGTAGCATTAATTCTGTTGTTTGCCAATCCATTAGTGGATGCAACTGGCAGTATGTGGATTCTGGCCGCTTCAGGGATTGGAGCCGGACTTTCAATGATCGCCGGGATTGGACCCGGGATTGGACAGGGATTCGCTGCCGGAAAAGCTGCAGAAGGTGTTGGAAATCGTCTGGAAGCTAAAAGCATCATTTCAAGAGTAATGTTTCTTGGTCAGGCTGTTGCTCAGACCACTGGGATTTATGCCTTGATTGTTTCACTTGTTCTGATGTATGCAAATCCATTAACAAAAATGGATGGTGCGGTCGGAATTTTAGCTGCTTCGGCAATTGGCGCCGGACTTGCCATGATTGCGGGAATCGGACCTGGTATTGGACAAGGCTTTGCTGCTGGTAAAGGAGCAGAAGCGGTAGGAAAAAACCCTCGGACATCCAAGGATGTTATTGCAACAATGCTTTTAGGGGCTGCGGTAGCTGAAACATCAGGGATTCTGGCTTTGGTAGTAGCATTAATTCTGTTATTTGCCAATCCACTAGTGTCACTGACAGGCAGTGTCTGGATTTTATCAGCGTCAGCAATTGCCAGTGGATGTGCCATGATCGCAGGGATTGGACCTGGAATTGGTCAGGGATTTGCGGCCGGAAAATCGGCAGAAGGTGTCGGGCTTAGACCTGAAACTAAAAATCTGACCAACAGAGTTATGTTTCTTGGTCAGGCTGTTGCCCAGACAACTGGGATTTATGCCCTGATTATTGCGCTTGTATTAATGTATGCAAATCCATTTATCTAG
- the atpE gene encoding ATP synthase F0 subunit C: MSGIEFIKACSAIGAGLAMIAGIGPGIGQGFAAGKGAEAVGRQPEAQSDIIRTMLLGAAVAETTGIYGLIVALILLFANPFI, encoded by the coding sequence ATGTCAGGAATTGAGTTTATAAAAGCTTGTTCAGCAATTGGAGCAGGACTGGCTATGATCGCCGGGATCGGACCTGGTATCGGTCAGGGTTTTGCTGCCGGTAAAGGTGCTGAAGCAGTAGGCCGTCAACCGGAAGCTCAGAGCGATATTATCAGAACCATGTTACTTGGTGCAGCGGTAGCTGAAACCACCGGGATTTACGGCCTGATTGTTGCGCTTATATTATTATTTGCAAATCCATTTATTTAA
- the atpG gene encoding ATP synthase F1 subunit gamma encodes MAENIQDIKRRIKSVNSTKQITHAMELVASAKLRKSRELAEGRRPYFDAMIESMNRIVAKTNGAPNEYMKLREVKKVAYILITADRGFAGGFNANVCKMVEEHIDKKENAVLYTVGTKGRDHFKNRFYHIEGEYDGITESPSYFHAKEVANLIMNGFKNEEYDEVYLAYTKFVSMISQQPVLVKLLPLKREDVASDSLDEAVDIPIEEMTVMRYEPEPEELLKYLIPNYISDTIYGAMIESAASQQGARRMAMESATTNANDMIEGLTLKFNRVRQAAITQEISEIVSGAEALK; translated from the coding sequence ATGGCAGAAAATATACAAGATATTAAAAGAAGAATTAAGAGTGTTAACAGTACCAAGCAGATTACTCACGCGATGGAACTGGTAGCATCAGCAAAGCTTCGTAAAAGCCGAGAACTGGCTGAAGGAAGACGCCCGTACTTTGATGCGATGATTGAAAGTATGAATCGGATTGTTGCTAAGACAAATGGCGCACCAAATGAGTACATGAAGCTGCGTGAAGTTAAAAAAGTAGCATATATCCTTATTACAGCTGACCGCGGATTTGCGGGAGGTTTTAATGCAAATGTATGTAAGATGGTAGAAGAACATATTGACAAAAAAGAAAATGCTGTTCTTTATACGGTGGGAACTAAAGGCCGGGATCATTTTAAAAATCGTTTTTATCATATTGAAGGTGAGTATGATGGAATTACCGAAAGTCCCTCTTATTTTCACGCTAAAGAAGTAGCAAATCTCATCATGAATGGCTTTAAAAACGAAGAGTATGATGAAGTCTACCTGGCCTACACTAAATTTGTATCGATGATTTCTCAACAACCGGTATTGGTAAAATTACTGCCGTTAAAAAGAGAAGACGTAGCAAGCGACAGTTTGGATGAAGCCGTTGATATTCCGATCGAGGAAATGACCGTTATGCGGTATGAGCCGGAACCGGAAGAACTGCTAAAATACCTGATTCCCAATTATATCAGCGACACTATTTACGGTGCGATGATTGAAAGTGCTGCCAGTCAGCAGGGGGCCAGACGAATGGCGATGGAGTCGGCCACAACCAATGCCAATGACATGATTGAAGGTTTAACACTTAAGTTTAACCGAGTTCGTCAGGCGGCAATTACGCAGGAAATTTCTGAAATCGTCAGCGGTGCGGAAGCATTGAAGTAA
- the atpD gene encoding F0F1 ATP synthase subunit beta codes for MAQNLGKVVQVIGPVVDIKFEKNQLPKLNNAIDIQIKEMKLVVEVAQQLGDDIVRCIAMDSTDGLVRGQEAVDTGAPIQVPVGKATLGRMFNVLGEPIDGKPMDMTDVITSPIHRHPPSFEEQQTQPEMFETGIKVVDLICPYVRGGKIGLFGGAGVGKTVLIQELINNIATQHGGLSVFAGVGERTREGNDLYYEMMESGVIDKTALCFGQMNEPPGARMRIALSGLTMAEYFRDNEGQDVLLFIDNIFRFTQAGSEVSALLGRMPSAVGYQPTLATEMGALQERITSTSKGSITSVQAVYVPADDLTDPAPATTFAHLDATTVLNRAITEKGIYPAVDPLDSSSRILDPKIVGPEHYETAREVQEILQRYKELQDIIAILGMDELSDEDKIIVSRARKIERFLSQPFTVAEQFTGTPGVYVPISETIKGFKEILEGKHDSLPENAFLMVGTIEDAVAKAQKLQG; via the coding sequence ATGGCCCAAAATTTAGGGAAAGTTGTTCAGGTAATTGGACCGGTAGTCGATATTAAATTCGAAAAAAATCAGTTACCCAAATTGAACAATGCTATAGATATTCAAATTAAAGAAATGAAACTTGTTGTTGAAGTAGCGCAGCAGCTGGGTGATGATATCGTCAGATGTATCGCTATGGACTCAACAGATGGTTTGGTTCGTGGTCAGGAAGCTGTGGATACTGGTGCGCCAATTCAAGTTCCAGTAGGAAAAGCTACTTTGGGTAGAATGTTTAATGTACTTGGGGAACCAATCGACGGCAAGCCAATGGATATGACTGATGTCATCACAAGCCCAATTCACCGTCATCCGCCAAGTTTTGAAGAACAGCAGACACAACCGGAAATGTTCGAAACCGGAATTAAAGTTGTTGATTTGATCTGCCCATATGTTCGAGGTGGTAAAATTGGTCTGTTCGGTGGTGCTGGTGTAGGGAAAACTGTACTGATTCAGGAGCTGATTAATAATATCGCAACTCAGCATGGTGGTCTTTCAGTATTTGCTGGTGTTGGTGAGCGTACTCGTGAAGGGAATGACCTTTACTATGAAATGATGGAGTCTGGCGTTATCGATAAAACAGCGCTTTGCTTCGGTCAGATGAATGAGCCCCCAGGAGCTAGAATGCGTATTGCGCTATCAGGTCTTACCATGGCTGAGTATTTCCGAGATAATGAAGGACAGGACGTGCTTCTGTTTATCGACAATATTTTCCGATTTACCCAAGCCGGTTCGGAAGTATCAGCTCTGTTAGGTCGTATGCCTAGTGCCGTTGGTTACCAGCCAACGCTGGCTACAGAAATGGGTGCACTACAGGAACGAATCACGTCAACCAGTAAGGGTTCTATCACATCAGTTCAGGCTGTATATGTACCTGCCGATGACTTGACTGACCCTGCGCCAGCGACAACATTTGCACATCTGGATGCGACCACCGTACTTAACCGTGCAATTACAGAAAAAGGGATTTACCCAGCGGTTGACCCTTTGGATTCTTCTTCTCGTATTCTGGATCCTAAAATTGTTGGACCGGAACATTATGAAACTGCCCGTGAAGTACAGGAAATTCTGCAGCGATATAAAGAGCTTCAGGATATCATCGCGATTCTGGGGATGGACGAGTTATCTGATGAAGATAAAATCATCGTTTCCCGTGCCCGTAAAATCGAGCGATTCCTGTCACAGCCTTTTACAGTAGCAGAACAATTTACCGGTACACCTGGGGTTTACGTGCCAATCAGCGAAACTATCAAAGGGTTTAAAGAGATTCTTGAAGGAAAACACGACAGTTTACCAGAAAATGCATTCCTGATGGTTGGTACCATTGAAGATGCAGTAGCAAAAGCACAGAAATTACAAGGATAG
- the atpB gene encoding F0F1 ATP synthase subunit A — translation MAGPTIYGYLFGLPLTETLVNTWIVMGILIIISLLLVRNLKVVPEKAQVVAETIVDAIDNLTEQTMGKDKMGFAPYMLALFMFLLLANIAGLFALRSPTADLNVTVSLALMTFFMTQGFGLASKGLGGYLKGYLEPLPFLLPINIIGEFANPVSLSFRLFGNMLGGLIIMNLLYTALTGFMFFALAIPIPFHFYFDLFSGALQSFIFVMLSMVFISMAMD, via the coding sequence ATGGCTGGTCCAACAATTTATGGATATTTGTTTGGTTTACCGCTCACAGAGACCCTGGTGAATACCTGGATCGTGATGGGTATCCTGATCATAATATCCTTACTACTTGTTAGAAATTTAAAAGTTGTTCCGGAGAAAGCTCAGGTCGTTGCAGAAACTATCGTTGATGCAATTGACAATTTAACGGAACAAACAATGGGGAAAGACAAAATGGGGTTTGCGCCCTATATGCTTGCATTATTCATGTTTCTTCTTTTAGCGAATATTGCAGGACTTTTTGCCCTGAGATCACCGACTGCAGATTTGAATGTAACGGTGTCGCTGGCATTAATGACATTTTTTATGACACAGGGATTTGGTCTGGCATCTAAAGGATTGGGAGGTTACCTGAAAGGATATTTAGAACCGCTGCCGTTTTTACTGCCGATTAACATAATTGGTGAGTTTGCAAATCCGGTATCATTATCATTCCGACTTTTTGGAAATATGCTGGGTGGTCTGATTATCATGAACCTTCTGTATACGGCATTAACCGGATTTATGTTTTTTGCACTGGCAATTCCGATTCCATTTCATTTTTACTTTGACTTGTTCTCCGGAGCCCTGCAGAGCTTTATTTTCGTAATGTTGTCGATGGTATTTATTTCCATGGCGATGGATTAG
- the rpiB gene encoding ribose 5-phosphate isomerase B: protein MKIAIGSDHGGVDLKEVVVSHLKEKGIEVIDLGTHSKDSCDYPEYGEKVGQAVMAGESDQGIVICGTGLGISMAANKIPGIRAALCTNEFMAEMAKAHNNANVLALGARVLGEGLALRIVDVFLESSFEGERHARRVEGIGKIEKKYLK from the coding sequence ATGAAAATAGCAATAGGTTCCGATCACGGTGGAGTTGATTTAAAAGAAGTGGTGGTTAGTCATTTAAAAGAAAAAGGCATTGAAGTTATTGATCTGGGTACCCATAGCAAAGATTCCTGCGACTACCCCGAATATGGGGAAAAAGTTGGCCAGGCGGTGATGGCTGGAGAGAGTGATCAGGGGATTGTGATCTGCGGTACTGGTTTGGGAATCTCTATGGCGGCAAATAAGATACCGGGCATTAGGGCAGCCCTTTGCACCAACGAGTTTATGGCAGAAATGGCCAAAGCCCATAATAATGCCAATGTTTTGGCCTTGGGTGCAAGAGTTTTAGGTGAAGGGCTTGCTCTGCGGATTGTCGACGTCTTTCTGGAAAGCAGCTTTGAAGGAGAGCGTCATGCACGTCGGGTAGAAGGAATTGGGAAAATTGAGAAAAAGTATTTAAAATAG
- the atpA gene encoding F0F1 ATP synthase subunit alpha has protein sequence MNLRPEEISQIIKKEIANYEDKLEVVDVGTVIQVGDGIARVHGLEKAMAGELLEFPNEVYGMVLNLETDNVGCVLLGYDENIVEGDIVKCTGRIVEVPVGDELIGRVVNSLGFPIDGKGPITTEKRRPVEVKASGVIERESVNEPIQTGYKAIDSMIPIGRGQRELIIGDRQTGKTALAIDTIINQKGEDVICIYVAIGQKESTVAQIVGQLEENNAMDYTIIVSASASQLAPLQYLAPYAGVSMAEHFMYEQQKDVLIIYDDLSKHAVAYRSMSLILRRPPGREAYPGDVFYLHSRLLERAAKLKAGGSITALPIIETQAGDVSAYIPTNVISITDGQIFLEGELFRSGIRPAVNPGISVSRVGGSAQIKSMKKVAGPLRIEYAQYRELASFAQFGSDLDDATKAQLARGERIVEILKQGQYDPMDVGDQVLILYAATNGFLMDIEVSDIGEFEKGLTAYAKKNFPDVMTKVKGKDGLSDEVVAGFKECIEAYKKVFFKTV, from the coding sequence TTGAATCTCAGACCAGAAGAAATCAGTCAAATTATAAAGAAAGAAATCGCCAACTATGAGGATAAACTCGAAGTTGTTGATGTTGGTACGGTCATTCAGGTAGGTGATGGAATTGCTCGTGTTCATGGTTTAGAAAAAGCGATGGCCGGCGAACTGCTGGAATTTCCGAATGAAGTTTATGGAATGGTACTTAACCTGGAAACCGATAATGTTGGTTGCGTACTCCTAGGATATGATGAAAACATTGTTGAAGGGGATATTGTAAAATGTACCGGACGTATTGTTGAGGTACCGGTTGGAGATGAACTGATCGGCCGTGTTGTTAACTCTTTGGGTTTCCCAATCGATGGAAAAGGCCCAATTACAACTGAAAAACGTCGACCAGTCGAAGTAAAAGCATCAGGGGTAATCGAAAGAGAATCGGTTAATGAACCAATCCAGACCGGATACAAAGCGATTGACTCAATGATTCCTATCGGCCGTGGCCAGCGAGAGCTGATCATCGGTGACCGTCAGACCGGAAAAACGGCTTTAGCAATTGATACAATCATCAACCAGAAAGGTGAAGATGTTATCTGTATCTATGTAGCCATCGGTCAGAAAGAATCGACTGTTGCCCAGATCGTTGGACAGCTGGAAGAAAACAACGCCATGGATTACACTATTATTGTTTCAGCGTCTGCTTCACAGCTTGCGCCACTGCAGTATCTGGCTCCTTATGCCGGTGTTAGTATGGCGGAACACTTTATGTATGAACAACAGAAGGATGTTTTAATTATCTACGATGATCTTTCCAAACATGCGGTTGCTTACCGATCCATGTCATTGATCCTTCGTCGTCCACCAGGACGTGAAGCCTATCCAGGGGATGTATTCTATCTGCATTCACGACTTCTGGAACGCGCCGCTAAATTAAAAGCAGGTGGTTCGATTACGGCTCTGCCAATTATTGAAACCCAGGCTGGAGACGTATCTGCATATATTCCAACAAACGTTATCTCTATCACAGATGGTCAGATCTTCCTGGAAGGGGAACTTTTCCGGTCAGGTATCAGACCTGCGGTTAACCCTGGTATCTCAGTATCCCGAGTTGGGGGTTCTGCCCAGATTAAATCGATGAAAAAAGTTGCTGGACCGCTGCGAATCGAGTATGCTCAGTATCGAGAGCTGGCGTCATTTGCCCAGTTTGGTTCTGACCTTGATGACGCGACTAAAGCGCAGTTGGCCAGAGGGGAACGAATCGTTGAAATCCTAAAACAGGGTCAGTATGATCCAATGGATGTTGGTGATCAGGTTCTAATTCTTTATGCAGCAACCAATGGATTCCTAATGGATATTGAAGTCAGTGATATCGGAGAGTTCGAAAAAGGACTGACTGCTTATGCCAAAAAGAATTTTCCGGATGTTATGACTAAGGTAAAAGGGAAAGACGGTCTTTCTGATGAAGTAGTGGCTGGCTTTAAAGAGTGTATAGAAGCTTATAAAAAAGTTTTCTTTAAAACTGTTTAG
- a CDS encoding AtpZ/AtpI family protein has product MAQKKNNPYKYIAFISQIGISVIAPIAMMMFFGKLIQYFFGTGSWIVIVFTILGVLAGFRNLYVIPMRLSEKAIKEREEQKKEEESERSEKD; this is encoded by the coding sequence ATGGCTCAAAAGAAGAACAATCCGTATAAATACATTGCCTTTATTTCTCAAATTGGTATCTCGGTAATCGCCCCAATCGCCATGATGATGTTCTTTGGCAAGCTTATTCAATATTTCTTTGGGACTGGAAGCTGGATTGTAATTGTTTTCACTATCCTGGGTGTATTGGCGGGTTTTAGAAATCTATATGTTATTCCAATGCGATTAAGTGAAAAGGCGATAAAAGAGAGAGAAGAACAGAAAAAGGAAGAAGAAAGTGAGCGGAGTGAAAAAGATTGA
- the atpE gene encoding ATP synthase F0 subunit C, translating to MSGIEFIKACSAIGAGLAMIAGIGPGIGQGFAAGKGAEAVGRQPEAQSDIIRTMLLGAAVAETTGIYGLIVALILLFANPFI from the coding sequence ATGTCAGGAATTGAATTTATAAAAGCTTGTTCAGCAATTGGTGCAGGACTGGCCATGATCGCCGGGATCGGACCTGGTATTGGGCAGGGTTTTGCCGCCGGTAAGGGTGCTGAAGCAGTAGGGCGTCAGCCGGAAGCACAGTCAGATATTATCAGAACCATGTTACTTGGTGCAGCGGTAGCTGAAACCACCGGGATTTACGGATTGATCGTAGCACTTATATTATTATTTGCAAATCCGTTTATTTAA
- a CDS encoding F0F1 ATP synthase subunit delta: MSVVGSKYAVALFDVVCENKVIEEVFNDYTEFIEILNSNKDFMSVLESPTVGNDEKKVILTNVFKDEMNGYLKNFLRLLIDKSRFEFVGEIYKDFRKQYFDYNNMVEATVLTVIPMEEELEEQLKKNLESRFDKKVFLTSKIDPSILGGAVVYVRDQVIDGSVRKQLEEIKRNINNIRLH; this comes from the coding sequence ATGAGTGTAGTAGGAAGTAAATATGCGGTTGCCCTGTTTGACGTTGTATGTGAAAACAAAGTGATCGAAGAGGTATTTAACGATTATACTGAATTTATTGAAATCCTAAATTCAAACAAGGACTTTATGAGTGTGCTTGAAAGTCCAACAGTTGGTAATGACGAAAAGAAAGTTATTCTGACCAATGTCTTTAAAGATGAAATGAATGGATATTTAAAAAATTTCCTGAGACTTTTAATCGATAAGAGCCGGTTTGAATTTGTTGGCGAAATTTATAAAGATTTCAGAAAACAATACTTTGATTACAACAATATGGTTGAGGCGACCGTCTTAACAGTTATTCCGATGGAAGAGGAATTAGAGGAGCAATTAAAGAAAAATCTGGAGAGCCGTTTCGATAAAAAGGTTTTCCTGACCAGTAAAATTGATCCGTCAATTCTCGGTGGAGCCGTTGTTTATGTGCGCGATCAGGTCATTGATGGCAGTGTACGCAAACAGCTGGAAGAAATTAAACGAAATATTAATAATATCAGACTACATTAA
- a CDS encoding ATP synthase subunit I produces the protein MKKIENLPVETWIILIGLGICLLMMLIGGLITGSLYFVIGVLVGGSFSVLNFKLLQYTLEKSVKMPPGKAQTYIQTRYMLRYLLTGVVIYIAIVIPYIDVIGLILGLIANKLSVLLCKALLKNTPFK, from the coding sequence GTGAAAAAGATTGAGAATCTCCCCGTTGAGACATGGATAATTCTAATTGGACTGGGGATTTGCCTGTTGATGATGCTGATTGGCGGACTGATAACCGGGTCATTATATTTTGTAATCGGGGTATTGGTTGGCGGAAGTTTTAGTGTTTTAAATTTCAAACTGCTCCAGTATACACTGGAAAAATCGGTAAAAATGCCACCAGGTAAGGCGCAAACGTATATTCAGACCAGATACATGTTGCGTTATTTACTTACTGGTGTTGTTATATATATTGCAATTGTTATTCCTTATATTGATGTTATTGGGTTGATTTTGGGACTGATTGCAAACAAACTATCAGTATTGCTTTGTAAAGCATTACTGAAGAACACGCCTTTTAAATAA
- a CDS encoding L-threonylcarbamoyladenylate synthase, translating into MKTEIYQIDGLDQTNIDKLEEAAQWIKKGETVVFPTETVYGLGADALNPAAVKKIFEAKGRPNDNPLIIHISKAENLALLVSEIPPKAKLLMEVFWPGPLTMVLKKSDAVPDEVTAGLDTVAVRLPDHPIASAFIKLAGCPIAAPSANRSGRPSPTQANHVLTDLNGLVPAMIISSDAEIGLESTVIDMTVEPPMVLRPGDITVCALRDVLGEVAVAPNVTDDVCPEKVASPGMKYTHYSPKGELIIVKGNQEEITEKIRKALKHSKKARMKIGVLATNETMDFYKEGITISLGSQADPKELAKNLYSRLRTFDDLGVEIIYAEDIPMNNETLALINRLYKAAGYHFI; encoded by the coding sequence ATGAAAACTGAAATTTACCAGATAGATGGTTTAGATCAAACAAATATAGATAAGCTTGAAGAAGCGGCCCAGTGGATTAAAAAGGGGGAGACCGTTGTTTTTCCTACTGAAACGGTATACGGTTTGGGGGCTGATGCCTTAAATCCTGCGGCGGTAAAAAAAATTTTTGAAGCCAAAGGTCGTCCTAATGATAATCCCCTGATTATCCATATCAGTAAAGCCGAAAATCTTGCGTTACTGGTCTCTGAAATTCCCCCTAAAGCGAAACTTCTGATGGAAGTATTCTGGCCGGGACCGTTAACCATGGTGCTGAAAAAATCTGATGCAGTTCCGGATGAAGTGACAGCGGGGCTTGATACTGTGGCTGTTCGTCTGCCGGATCATCCGATTGCCAGTGCTTTTATTAAACTTGCTGGATGCCCCATTGCGGCCCCCAGTGCAAATCGTTCGGGACGTCCCAGTCCAACACAGGCAAATCATGTACTGACTGACTTGAATGGTTTGGTGCCGGCGATGATTATTTCATCAGATGCAGAGATTGGTCTGGAATCAACTGTTATAGATATGACGGTTGAACCGCCAATGGTGCTTAGACCCGGGGATATCACCGTTTGTGCCCTAAGAGATGTGCTTGGTGAGGTTGCAGTTGCGCCTAATGTGACTGATGATGTCTGCCCCGAGAAAGTGGCCTCGCCGGGAATGAAATATACCCATTATTCACCAAAGGGTGAACTCATAATCGTTAAAGGGAATCAGGAAGAGATCACTGAAAAAATCAGGAAGGCGCTTAAGCATTCAAAAAAGGCACGAATGAAAATTGGAGTTCTGGCAACCAATGAAACCATGGACTTCTATAAAGAAGGGATTACCATCTCTTTGGGCAGCCAGGCAGACCCCAAGGAACTGGCCAAAAATCTTTACTCTCGGCTGCGAACCTTTGATGATTTGGGGGTTGAAATCATCTACGCGGAGGATATTCCCATGAACAATGAAACCCTGGCCCTGATAAACCGGCTCTATAAGGCGGCTGGCTATCATTTTATATAA